The following are encoded together in the Ovis aries strain OAR_USU_Benz2616 breed Rambouillet chromosome 15, ARS-UI_Ramb_v3.0, whole genome shotgun sequence genome:
- the PAFAH1B2 gene encoding platelet-activating factor acetylhydrolase IB subunit alpha2 isoform X3 — protein MVQLLQQCEIWRELFSPLHALNFGIGGDTTRHVLWRLKNGELENIKPKVIVVWVGTNNHENTAEEVAGGIEAIVQLINTRQPQAKIIVLGLLPRGEKPNPLRQKNAKVNQLLKVSLPKLANVQLLDTDGGFVHSDGAISCHDMFDFLHLTGGGYAKICKPLHELIMQLLEETPEEKQTTIA, from the exons ataTGGCGAGAGCTTTTTTCCCCACTTCATGCACTGAATTTTGGAATTGGGGGAGATACAACAAGACATGTTTTATGGAGACTAAAGAATGGAGAACTGGAGAATATTAAACCTAAG GTCATTGTTGTCTGGGTAGGAACAAACAACCATGAAAATACAGCAGAGGAAGTAGCAGGTGGAATCGAGGCCATCGTACAGCTCATCAACACAAGGCAGCCACAGGCCAAAATCATTGTATTG ggtTTGTTACCTCGAGGTGAGAAGCCCAACCCCTTGAGGCAAAAGAATGCCAAGGTGAACCAGCTCCTCAAGGTCTCCCTGCCGAAGCTTGCCAACGTTCAGCTCCTGGACACAGACGGGGGCTTCGTGCACTCGGACGGTGCCATCTCCTGCCACGACATGTTTGATTTTCTGCATCTCACAGGGGGTGGCTATGCAAAGATCTGCAAACCCCTCCATGAACTGATCATGCAGTTGTTGGAGGAAACACCTGAGGAAAAACAAACCACCATTGCCTGA
- the SIDT2 gene encoding SID1 transmembrane family member 2 isoform X2, producing MFALGLPFLALLVASVESHLGVLGPKNVSQKDAEFERTYVDEVNSELVNIYTFNHTVTRNRTEGVRVSVNVLNKQKGAPLLFVVRQKEAVVSFQVPLILRGMFQRKYLYQKVERTLCQPPTKNESEVQFFYVDVSTLSPVNTTYQLRVSRMDDFVLRTGEPFSFNTTAAQPQYFKYEFPEGVDSVIVKVASNTAFPCSVISIQDVLCPVYDLDNNVAFIGMYQTMTKKAAITVQRKDFPSNSFYVVVVVKTEDQACGGSLPFYPFIEDEPVDQGHRQKTLSVLVSRAVTSEAYVGGMLFCLGIFLSFYLLTVLLACWENWRQRRKSLLVAVDRACPESGHPRVLADSFPGTSPYDSYNYGSFENGSGSTGSTDGLVDSAGPGDLSYNYPDPVGTRPRLDSMSSVEEDDYDTLADIDSDKNVIRTKQYLYVADLARKDKRVLRKKYQIYFWNIATIAVFYALPVVQLVITYQTVVNVTGNQDICYYNFLCAHPLGNLSAFNNILSNLGYILLGLLFLLIILQREINHNRALLRNDLCALECGIPKHFGLFYAMGTALMMEGLLSACYHVCPNYTNFQFDTSFMYMIAGLCMLKLYQKRHPDINASAYSAYACLAIVIFFSVLGVVRPRPTLLTWRTGLWQGEHSVLDRLLSHPHHCHPAAQHTALLHGSLEAGLGDLPSHPPRALHGLHPAVQRASLRGSHGAAGHGQHHQLVTGGLRAHHASQRFRLLLVGHWHLQPASLLCLLHYYEAP from the exons ATGTTCGCCCTGGGCTTGCCCTTCTTGGCTCTCTTGGTGGCCTCGGTCGAGAGCCATCTGGGAGTTCTGGGGCCTAAGAACGTCTCGCAGAAAGACGCGGAGTTTGAGCGCACCTACGTGGATGAGGTCAACAGCGAGCTGGTCAACATCTACACCTTCAACCACACCGTGACCCGCAACCGG ACGGAAGGTGTGAGAGTGTCCGTGAATGTCCTGAACAAGCAGAAGGGTGCTCCTTTGCTGTTTGTGGTCCGCCAGAAGGAGGCGGTGGTGTCCTTCCAGGTGCCCCTGATCCTCCGAGGGAT GTTCCAGCGCAAGTACCTCTACCAAAAGGTGGAGCGAACGCTGTGTCAGCCCCCCACCAAGAATGAGTCCGAGGTCCAGTTCTTCTATGTGGATGTGTCCACCCTGTCACCAGTTAACACCACGTACCAGCTCCGCGTCAGCCGAATGGACGACTTCGTGCTCAG GACCGGGGAGCCATTCAGCTTCAACACCACGGCAGCGCAGCCCCAG TACTTCAAGTATGAGTTCCCGGAAGGAGTGGACTCGGTCATCGTCAAGGTGGCCTCCAACACGGCCTTCCCTTGCTCAGTGATCTCCATCCAGGATGTGCTG TGTCCTGTGTATGACCTAGACAACAACGTAGCCTTCATCGGCATGTATCAGACGATGACCAAGAAGGCAGCCATCACCGTGCAG CGTAAGGACTTCCCCAGCAACAGCTTttacgtggtggtggtggtgaaaacTGAAGACCAGGCCTGTGGGGGCTCCCTGCCTTTCTACCCCTTTATAGAAG ATGAACCGGTCGATCAAGGGCACCGCCAGAAAACCCTGTCTGTGCTGGTCTCGAGAGCAGTCACGT CGGAGGCCTACGTTGGTGGTATGCTCTTCTGCCTGGGCATATTTCTCTCCTTCTACCTGCTTACCGTGCTCCTGGcctgttgggaaaactggag GCAAAGGAGGAAGAGCCTTCTGGTGGCCGTGGACCGAGCCTGCCCAGAAAGCG GTCACCCTCGGGTCCTGGCCGACTCCTTTCCTGGCACCTCCCCCTATGACAGCTACAACTACGGCTCCTTTG AGAATGGCTCTGGCTCCACTGGCTCCACCGATGGTCTGGTTGACAGCGCGGGCCCCGGGGACCTATCCTACAATTACCCAG ACCCTGTGGGCACTCGACCAAGACTGGACTCCATGAGCTCCGTGGAGGAAGATGACTACGACACTCTGGCTGACATTGATTCAGACAAGAATGTCATTCGCACCAAG CAATACCTCTACGTGGCTGACCTGGCACGCAAGGACAAACGTGTCCTGCGGAAGAAGTACCAGATCTACTTCTG GAACATCGCCACCATTGCCGTCTTTTACGCACTTCCTGTGGTACAGCTGGTGATCACCTACCAGACG GTGGTGAATGTCACAGGGAACCAGGACATCTGCTACTACAACTTCCTCTGTGCCCACCCGCTGGGCAACCTCAG CGCCTTCAACAACATCCTCAGCAACCTGGGGTACATCCTGCTGGGGCTGCTCTTCCTGCTCATCATCTTGCAACGGGAGATCAACCACAACCGGGCCCTGCTGCGCAACGACCTCTGCGCCCTG GAATGTGGGATCCCCAAACACTTTGGCCTCTTCTATGCCATGGGCACGGCCCTGATGATGGAGGGGCTGCTTAGCGCTTGCTATCACGTCTGCCCCAACTACACCAATTTCCAGTTTG ACACGTCGTTCATGTACATGATCGCGGGGCTCTGCATGCTGAAGCTCTACCAGAAGCGGCACCCAGACATCAACGCCAGTGCCTACAGCGCCTACGCCTGCTTGGCCATCGTCATCTTCTTCTCCGTGCTGGGCGTGGTGAGGCCCCGGCCCACTCTGCTCACCTGGAGGACAG GTCTTTGGCAAGGGGAACACAGCGTTCTGGATCGTCTTCTCAGTCATCCACATCACTGCCACCCTGCTGCTCAGCACACAGCTCTATTACATGGGTCGCTGGAAGCTGG ACTCGGGGATCTGCCGTCGCATCCTCCACGTGCTCTACACGGACTGCATCCGGCAGTGCAGCGGGCCTCTCTACGTG GATCGCATGGTGCTGCTGGTCATGGGCAACATCATCAACTGGTCACT GGCGGCCTACGGGCTCATCATGCGTCCCAACGATTTCGCCTCCTACTTGTTGGCCATTGGCATCTGCAACCTGCTTCTTTACTTTGCCTTCTACATTATTATGAAG
- the SIDT2 gene encoding SID1 transmembrane family member 2 isoform X3, giving the protein MFALGLPFLALLVASVESHLGVLGPKNVSQKDAEFERTYVDEVNSELVNIYTFNHTVTRNRTEGVRVSVNVLNKQKGAPLLFVVRQKEAVVSFQVPLILRGMFQRKYLYQKVERTLCQPPTKNESEVQFFYVDVSTLSPVNTTYQLRVSRMDDFVLRTGEPFSFNTTAAQPQYFKYEFPEGVDSVIVKVASNTAFPCSVISIQDVLCPVYDLDNNVAFIGMYQTMTKKAAITVQRKDFPSNSFYVVVVVKTEDQACGGSLPFYPFIEDEPVDQGHRQKTLSVLVSRAVTSEAYVGGMLFCLGIFLSFYLLTVLLACWENWRQRRKSLLVAVDRACPESGHPRVLADSFPGTSPYDSYNYGSFENGSGSTGSTDGLVDSAGPGDLSYNYPDPVGTRPRLDSMSSVEEDDYDTLADIDSDKNVIRTKQYLYVADLARKDKRVLRKKYQIYFWNIATIAVFYALPVVQLVITYQTVVNVTGNQDICYYNFLCAHPLGNLSAFNNILSNLGYILLGLLFLLIILQREINHNRALLRNDLCALECGIPKHFGLFYAMGTALMMEGLLSACYHVCPNYTNFQFDTSFMYMIAGLCMLKLYQKRHPDINASAYSAYACLAIVIFFSVLGVVRPRPTLLTWRTGLWQGEHSVLDRLLSHPHHCHPAAQHTALLHGSLEAGIAWCCWSWATSSTGHWRPTGSSCVPTISPPTCWPLASATCFFTLPSTLL; this is encoded by the exons ATGTTCGCCCTGGGCTTGCCCTTCTTGGCTCTCTTGGTGGCCTCGGTCGAGAGCCATCTGGGAGTTCTGGGGCCTAAGAACGTCTCGCAGAAAGACGCGGAGTTTGAGCGCACCTACGTGGATGAGGTCAACAGCGAGCTGGTCAACATCTACACCTTCAACCACACCGTGACCCGCAACCGG ACGGAAGGTGTGAGAGTGTCCGTGAATGTCCTGAACAAGCAGAAGGGTGCTCCTTTGCTGTTTGTGGTCCGCCAGAAGGAGGCGGTGGTGTCCTTCCAGGTGCCCCTGATCCTCCGAGGGAT GTTCCAGCGCAAGTACCTCTACCAAAAGGTGGAGCGAACGCTGTGTCAGCCCCCCACCAAGAATGAGTCCGAGGTCCAGTTCTTCTATGTGGATGTGTCCACCCTGTCACCAGTTAACACCACGTACCAGCTCCGCGTCAGCCGAATGGACGACTTCGTGCTCAG GACCGGGGAGCCATTCAGCTTCAACACCACGGCAGCGCAGCCCCAG TACTTCAAGTATGAGTTCCCGGAAGGAGTGGACTCGGTCATCGTCAAGGTGGCCTCCAACACGGCCTTCCCTTGCTCAGTGATCTCCATCCAGGATGTGCTG TGTCCTGTGTATGACCTAGACAACAACGTAGCCTTCATCGGCATGTATCAGACGATGACCAAGAAGGCAGCCATCACCGTGCAG CGTAAGGACTTCCCCAGCAACAGCTTttacgtggtggtggtggtgaaaacTGAAGACCAGGCCTGTGGGGGCTCCCTGCCTTTCTACCCCTTTATAGAAG ATGAACCGGTCGATCAAGGGCACCGCCAGAAAACCCTGTCTGTGCTGGTCTCGAGAGCAGTCACGT CGGAGGCCTACGTTGGTGGTATGCTCTTCTGCCTGGGCATATTTCTCTCCTTCTACCTGCTTACCGTGCTCCTGGcctgttgggaaaactggag GCAAAGGAGGAAGAGCCTTCTGGTGGCCGTGGACCGAGCCTGCCCAGAAAGCG GTCACCCTCGGGTCCTGGCCGACTCCTTTCCTGGCACCTCCCCCTATGACAGCTACAACTACGGCTCCTTTG AGAATGGCTCTGGCTCCACTGGCTCCACCGATGGTCTGGTTGACAGCGCGGGCCCCGGGGACCTATCCTACAATTACCCAG ACCCTGTGGGCACTCGACCAAGACTGGACTCCATGAGCTCCGTGGAGGAAGATGACTACGACACTCTGGCTGACATTGATTCAGACAAGAATGTCATTCGCACCAAG CAATACCTCTACGTGGCTGACCTGGCACGCAAGGACAAACGTGTCCTGCGGAAGAAGTACCAGATCTACTTCTG GAACATCGCCACCATTGCCGTCTTTTACGCACTTCCTGTGGTACAGCTGGTGATCACCTACCAGACG GTGGTGAATGTCACAGGGAACCAGGACATCTGCTACTACAACTTCCTCTGTGCCCACCCGCTGGGCAACCTCAG CGCCTTCAACAACATCCTCAGCAACCTGGGGTACATCCTGCTGGGGCTGCTCTTCCTGCTCATCATCTTGCAACGGGAGATCAACCACAACCGGGCCCTGCTGCGCAACGACCTCTGCGCCCTG GAATGTGGGATCCCCAAACACTTTGGCCTCTTCTATGCCATGGGCACGGCCCTGATGATGGAGGGGCTGCTTAGCGCTTGCTATCACGTCTGCCCCAACTACACCAATTTCCAGTTTG ACACGTCGTTCATGTACATGATCGCGGGGCTCTGCATGCTGAAGCTCTACCAGAAGCGGCACCCAGACATCAACGCCAGTGCCTACAGCGCCTACGCCTGCTTGGCCATCGTCATCTTCTTCTCCGTGCTGGGCGTGGTGAGGCCCCGGCCCACTCTGCTCACCTGGAGGACAG GTCTTTGGCAAGGGGAACACAGCGTTCTGGATCGTCTTCTCAGTCATCCACATCACTGCCACCCTGCTGCTCAGCACACAGCTCTATTACATGGGTCGCTGGAAGCTGG GATCGCATGGTGCTGCTGGTCATGGGCAACATCATCAACTGGTCACT GGCGGCCTACGGGCTCATCATGCGTCCCAACGATTTCGCCTCCTACTTGTTGGCCATTGGCATCTGCAACCTGCTTCTTTACTTTGCCTTCTACATTATTATGA
- the SIDT2 gene encoding SID1 transmembrane family member 2 isoform X4, giving the protein MFALGLPFLALLVASVESHLGVLGPKNVSQKDAEFERTYVDEVNSELVNIYTFNHTVTRNRTEGVRVSVNVLNKQKGAPLLFVVRQKEAVVSFQVPLILRGMFQRKYLYQKVERTLCQPPTKNESEVQFFYVDVSTLSPVNTTYQLRVSRMDDFVLRTGEPFSFNTTAAQPQYFKYEFPEGVDSVIVKVASNTAFPCSVISIQDVLCPVYDLDNNVAFIGMYQTMTKKAAITVQRKDFPSNSFYVVVVVKTEDQACGGSLPFYPFIEDEPVDQGHRQKTLSVLVSRAVTSEAYVGGMLFCLGIFLSFYLLTVLLACWENWRQRRKSLLVAVDRACPESGHPRVLADSFPGTSPYDSYNYGSFENGSGSTGSTDGLVDSAGPGDLSYNYPDPVGTRPRLDSMSSVEEDDYDTLADIDSDKNVIRTKQYLYVADLARKDKRVLRKKYQIYFWNIATIAVFYALPVVQLVITYQTVVNVTGNQDICYYNFLCAHPLGNLSAFNNILSNLGYILLGLLFLLIILQREINHNRALLRNDLCALECGIPKHFGLFYAMGTALMMEGLLSACYHVCPNYTNFQFDTSFMYMIAGLCMLKLYQKRHPDINASAYSAYACLAIVIFFSVLGVVFGKGNTAFWIVFSVIHITATLLLSTQLYYMGRWKLGSHGAAGHGQHHQLVTGGLRAHHASQRFRLLLVGHWHLQPASLLCLLHYYEAP; this is encoded by the exons ATGTTCGCCCTGGGCTTGCCCTTCTTGGCTCTCTTGGTGGCCTCGGTCGAGAGCCATCTGGGAGTTCTGGGGCCTAAGAACGTCTCGCAGAAAGACGCGGAGTTTGAGCGCACCTACGTGGATGAGGTCAACAGCGAGCTGGTCAACATCTACACCTTCAACCACACCGTGACCCGCAACCGG ACGGAAGGTGTGAGAGTGTCCGTGAATGTCCTGAACAAGCAGAAGGGTGCTCCTTTGCTGTTTGTGGTCCGCCAGAAGGAGGCGGTGGTGTCCTTCCAGGTGCCCCTGATCCTCCGAGGGAT GTTCCAGCGCAAGTACCTCTACCAAAAGGTGGAGCGAACGCTGTGTCAGCCCCCCACCAAGAATGAGTCCGAGGTCCAGTTCTTCTATGTGGATGTGTCCACCCTGTCACCAGTTAACACCACGTACCAGCTCCGCGTCAGCCGAATGGACGACTTCGTGCTCAG GACCGGGGAGCCATTCAGCTTCAACACCACGGCAGCGCAGCCCCAG TACTTCAAGTATGAGTTCCCGGAAGGAGTGGACTCGGTCATCGTCAAGGTGGCCTCCAACACGGCCTTCCCTTGCTCAGTGATCTCCATCCAGGATGTGCTG TGTCCTGTGTATGACCTAGACAACAACGTAGCCTTCATCGGCATGTATCAGACGATGACCAAGAAGGCAGCCATCACCGTGCAG CGTAAGGACTTCCCCAGCAACAGCTTttacgtggtggtggtggtgaaaacTGAAGACCAGGCCTGTGGGGGCTCCCTGCCTTTCTACCCCTTTATAGAAG ATGAACCGGTCGATCAAGGGCACCGCCAGAAAACCCTGTCTGTGCTGGTCTCGAGAGCAGTCACGT CGGAGGCCTACGTTGGTGGTATGCTCTTCTGCCTGGGCATATTTCTCTCCTTCTACCTGCTTACCGTGCTCCTGGcctgttgggaaaactggag GCAAAGGAGGAAGAGCCTTCTGGTGGCCGTGGACCGAGCCTGCCCAGAAAGCG GTCACCCTCGGGTCCTGGCCGACTCCTTTCCTGGCACCTCCCCCTATGACAGCTACAACTACGGCTCCTTTG AGAATGGCTCTGGCTCCACTGGCTCCACCGATGGTCTGGTTGACAGCGCGGGCCCCGGGGACCTATCCTACAATTACCCAG ACCCTGTGGGCACTCGACCAAGACTGGACTCCATGAGCTCCGTGGAGGAAGATGACTACGACACTCTGGCTGACATTGATTCAGACAAGAATGTCATTCGCACCAAG CAATACCTCTACGTGGCTGACCTGGCACGCAAGGACAAACGTGTCCTGCGGAAGAAGTACCAGATCTACTTCTG GAACATCGCCACCATTGCCGTCTTTTACGCACTTCCTGTGGTACAGCTGGTGATCACCTACCAGACG GTGGTGAATGTCACAGGGAACCAGGACATCTGCTACTACAACTTCCTCTGTGCCCACCCGCTGGGCAACCTCAG CGCCTTCAACAACATCCTCAGCAACCTGGGGTACATCCTGCTGGGGCTGCTCTTCCTGCTCATCATCTTGCAACGGGAGATCAACCACAACCGGGCCCTGCTGCGCAACGACCTCTGCGCCCTG GAATGTGGGATCCCCAAACACTTTGGCCTCTTCTATGCCATGGGCACGGCCCTGATGATGGAGGGGCTGCTTAGCGCTTGCTATCACGTCTGCCCCAACTACACCAATTTCCAGTTTG ACACGTCGTTCATGTACATGATCGCGGGGCTCTGCATGCTGAAGCTCTACCAGAAGCGGCACCCAGACATCAACGCCAGTGCCTACAGCGCCTACGCCTGCTTGGCCATCGTCATCTTCTTCTCCGTGCTGGGCGTG GTCTTTGGCAAGGGGAACACAGCGTTCTGGATCGTCTTCTCAGTCATCCACATCACTGCCACCCTGCTGCTCAGCACACAGCTCTATTACATGGGTCGCTGGAAGCTGG GATCGCATGGTGCTGCTGGTCATGGGCAACATCATCAACTGGTCACT GGCGGCCTACGGGCTCATCATGCGTCCCAACGATTTCGCCTCCTACTTGTTGGCCATTGGCATCTGCAACCTGCTTCTTTACTTTGCCTTCTACATTATTATGAAG